The Lycium barbarum isolate Lr01 chromosome 12, ASM1917538v2, whole genome shotgun sequence genome includes a region encoding these proteins:
- the LOC132621452 gene encoding universal stress protein PHOS32 encodes MASPKKPASESDRPLTAIMHQPASPRFPSTSGTNRKIAIAVDLSDESAYAVKWAVQNYLRPGDSVILLHVRPTSVLYGADWGAIDVSVDNTLDNEESQQKLEDDFDNFTTNKSNDLAQPLVEGNIPFKIHIVKDHDMKERLCLEVERLGLSAVIMGSRGFGASRHSNKGGRLGSVSDYCVHHCVCPVVVVRYPDDKDGVPETGNEGDSGKSVGKVGTDVLHPVPEEEPVYHDATDKAADVEKAS; translated from the coding sequence ATGGCATCACCAAAAAAGCCAGCGTCAGAATCTGACCGTCCATTAACGGCGATCATGCATCAACCAGCATCCCCACGTTTCCCTTCAACTTCAGGAACCAATCGTAAGATCGCTATAGCCGTTGATCTTAGCGATGAAAGTGCTTACGCCGTTAAATGGGCCGTCCAAAATTACCTCCGTCCAGGTGACTCCGTTATTCTACTTCACGTCCGTCCAACTTCCGTTCTCTACGGTGCTGATTGGGGTGCTATTGATGTTTCTGTTGATAACACTCTAGATAATGAAGAATCACAACAGAAACTTGAAGATGATTTCGATAACTTCACTACTAACAAATCTAATGATTTAGCACAACCATTAGTGGAAGGGAATATTCCATTCAAGATTCATATTGTGAAAGATCatgatatgaaagaaaggttgtGTCTTGAAGTTGAAAGGTTGGGTTTGAGTGCTGTGATAATGGGGAGTAGAGGGTTTGGTGCATCAAGGCATAGTAACAAAGGTGGGAGACTTGGTAGTGTGAGTGACTATTGTGTGCATCATTGTGTATGTCCTGTTGTTGTTGTTAGATATCCTGATGATAAAGATGGGGTTCCTGAAACTGGTAATGAAGGTGATTCGGGTAAATCGGTTGGGAAAGTGGGGACAGATGTGCTTCACCCTGTGCCTGAGGAGGAACCTGTATACCATGATGCCACTGATAAAGCTGCAG